The DNA sequence TGATAGCCTGTGATATTGGTGAAACAACCAGACGTACAGAATCATTTTTTGGGCCACGCTACATAGCTTGACATGACGGAATCTTGTGTGCATTTTTAGGCGTTGGAACCCAtacccccctttttttaaaaggagaaggagagagaaaaaagataTTTGGTTGTTAGAAGTATACTGCGGACAAACTGCTCTGGGAAACCTCTTGATGTGAGAGGAGGACACATAGGATTGAAGGTTGAAAGGTATGGATGAAcggatgatgctgcctgGGCAGTATCCTGAGGGACCTTTGACTATGCCAAACTTATACGGCTGTGGTGCATTTTAATTTacgagttttttttttctctttttttttttcttttgcccttttccGCATTAATATATATGTGTGGGCGGGATTCGGTGAATTTGCTGTGTTGGCTGTTGTCAAGATTGTACTAGAaaagggaggaagaggaactGAAATTAGGTAGTTTACTAAACTGCTGCAATGAAGCTAATTGGCTATGTATGTATAAACAAATTGAAAAGGTGGTTGTTTCTGGCGtgttatttcttcttcttgctgtcTTTTTCGGCCTTGGCTGATTTGCCCTCTTTATCAGACTTGTCTttgctgtcgtcgtcgctctTGGACTTGTTGTCATCTTTTGCTTCGTCTTGTTGGCTGTtgtcggcgtcgtcgtccttgTCTTCATCCTTGTCTTCACCCTTGCCTTCACTCTTGTCTTCACTCTTGTCTTCACTCTTGTCGTTCTCATCGTCCTTTCcgtcatccttcttctcctcatcgCCTTCATCCTTGTTGTCTTGTTGGTCTTtgtcatctttcttctcgtcctcatcatcgttcTTCTCCTGGTCATCTTCTCCGTCGTCCttttcatccttcttcttgtctttaCCATCATTCTCCTGTTTGCCTTGTTTACCCTTCATTtcttcctgcttcttcttctttccagccTGTCCTTCTTCCCtagccttcttggccttttcctttctattcttctccatctcctccctcTCTATTTTCGCCCAGTCCGTGTCCTTGTCAGCTAGGCCCGGATCCTCCAACCGCGCCTTTGTACTCTTTTGGTTGAGCTCTCCACGCTGAGAGATCTTGGCGCGACCGACGAGcgagacgaagatggcgaggccgaCCATGGCCGTGAGGAGGAAGCGGTACTTTCCGTACCACGGCGGCGCCCATCCGTGCTTCGTGGCGCGGGAGTCGGCGTAGTAGAGGGCGACAAAGGCGCCGAATTGGGTCGTCAGGGCGTATTCGAGGGGCATCATGAGCGTGGGCCAGGCGACGATGGAGGCGCCGAGGCCCATTCCGTAGCGAAAACGGGTGCGGTCATGCTGcggcttcttttctgcgTATTCGAGGCCCTAGAAATAATCAACGTGTTAGTTGTTTCGAGCCTCAAATTGGTAAAGAATGAGAGGGCAGGAGGAAAGAAGGCCCGTACCCAGTGAATGGCTCCGAGGAacgagatgatgacggcgccgtATCCGAGCTGTAAAGGCTCTATGAAATCAAGTAGATATTTTGCCGTTTCGTGTTCTAAAAGAATGTGGTCGAGAATTCGGTTGCCGCTGGGGACGTCCTTGTTGAGATTCCAAGCCAGGAAGACGGTTGATAGAGAGGTGGCGAGATAGGGAACTGTCCCTGATAGACCAAGAATGTGAGATTCTCGAGGGACCGTATCCAGACGGAACGTATCCTTGACCATGTCCTAAGAATAGAATACATCTTAGTTCTTGAAATGTTatttggaaaaagaaaggcaagTAGTAGCTTGGGCATTTCATACAATATCGTGTTTGAGGCCCGAGTTTACTTCTGCGGCATCTTTCTTTGTGCCTTCATCAGGCTCGAAGACGCTTCGgacgctgctggtggtggaaACGTGCTCGCTCGACTCGAGTTTCTTGGGgggaggctttggagggtcattggaagagctggagagacgGATTGTGTTGTATAAAGGACGTCGCTGTGTGATTGAAGGTGGTCTTGGAGAGGCGAGCTTCGCGCCGAGTACGCGCCCTGGGGAGCGTAGCAATGGTGAAGCTCTGAACATGGCTTTCGAGGCGTTTTGATGTGGTTATTTGAAAAAGGAAATGTTTATTGGAATTGGAAAAGGGAATGTACAAGAAGAGTATCGTGAGCAGAATCTACATGCGGCAGGAGATGGATAAGTGTAAGTGGGCTCGTCTCAGCTCTTCTGGACCATACTACTTGGGTTTATTATCTTGATTGTCCCTTTTATTTAAGAGCTCAGCTGCGATTTGAATTGAATCGCAATTACTTGATAAGACAATAAATAAATACGATAGGGTAAAACAAGAATCCGATCAGCGCGAGAGTGCAAAGCAGTGATGCTATGATGACATTGCTGGGATGGTGGTCGTGACGTAATGGCCACATGCGCTGGGGTATGACGGCGGGAAAAACGGGAGAGGCTGCCGAAAGGTTGGATTTGAATGGCTATAAGAGTGATAAAATGGGGAAGGACGTTGGGATGAAGGAGATTTTGCGTTTTAGCTTTATGGATGTCGTGGCGGTGCCTTTGAAGCTGCTATAATTAAATAGGGCCTGTGGATGATTttggtgatgctgttgcGTCCAGCGCGTGGCTGGATATGCCGAGGTAGAGTTGCTGAAATAATAAATGAACAATTACGGAAAAGATTCCTTGATTTATGGAGCTCGTGCAGATTCACGACATTTGAGGTCTGCATTGCAATTTCAATTGATGTCTGGTAATGGCATAAGAATAGAGGCTTTCTCGTGGCGTGGTAGGTTGTTGGCCAAAACAGGAAATAAGCCCAAAAAGGCACGAGGAGTTGTCGAAATGTCGGAGCCAATACGAGGTACCAGCACTCCACTATTTCACGGCATGCCAATGGTTGTGTACCTAGTCCACCATGTTTTCATGTACATACAAGTAGTCTAGATATATGTTTCGCATTGATCGTTTTGCTAATTAACGCGCTCCATTAGGAGGCCTCAAGCGGTGCTCATGTCCACGTCAATCACACCAACACTGAACTCGACGCCTGCATAGCAATTGGCCGGCGCCGAACTGGCGGGGCAGCCCTTacgtcatcgccatccatcACTAACTGGACGACAGGGGGCGTGTCGCTATACTCGGGGATGACCCAGCGGGCGGTAGCGCCTGTAGCAGGTACCCGacggcgctgcagctgcccGCGAGAGGCCTGGAgcgcgctggagctgcgctACAACACGTCCCTCTCGTGAGAATAGCCTGATCGAGTTCCTGCCATTGATCGATTGACGTCGTCGATCTGTATTCCTGGCCCAAACACCAGCACTGGAGCCACATCGACACAACTCTGGCCTTTCAGTCCTTCATCCAGATCTACTGCGTACTGTACTGCACTCGCACCGCATCGACACCGCGGGCCTGATCCTTTGCGACACGtctgttttctttgttttgtcgTTTCtgtgcctctgcctctgccccTCCTGTCAGGCGTCGACGCATGAACGCACTCCGCTCTGCCTACAGCCGCAGCCCACGAAATCACTTCGCTTCGCGCCCAATCTCCCCACTTTGAAGCGGACTTTGCAATTGCTtgcttcctcctctgcctctctcgcTGTGACTCGAAAACTcacaaagcagcagctcacAGGCACCAGACCGCGGCCGCGACGACTCCAATCGACGGCGAGCACTCTGTGCAGAGCCTCCATCCTCCAGCACCGCCAATGTCCCTCCGCTAGGCCCTCGACCGACAAACTCTCTCCAACGCCCGTATCCCCGGCCCGGGTTACGGCATAAAACACCGGCAAGATGTTGGAAGGACTCGTCGCCGGCTTGCTCAACCGCTTCCTGGGCATGTACGTCAAGAACTTCGATCCCACACAGCTCAAGGTTGGCATCTGGTCCGGCGACGTCAAGCTGCGGAACCTCGAGTTGCGCCGAGAAGCCCTCGACCAGCTCAAGCTGCCCATCAACGTCATCGAGGGGCACCTGGGCGAGCTGACGCTTTACATCCCCTGGTCCAACATTCGGGGCGCTCCCGTCAAGGTCTTTATCGAAGACGTATACTTGCTGGCGAGCCCCAAAGAGGAGGCCGAAtacgacgaggatgaggagcaGCGCAGGAAACAGAGgctcaagatggagaagctggagaacgCCGAGCTGCTGAAAGAGCGCAGCAAGGCTGGCATGAGCCAagaggagcagaagaagaaccagaGCTTTGCGCAGAGCCTGGCCACCAAGATCACCGACAATCTGCAGATTACGGTCAAGAACATTCACATTCGATACGAAGACTCCATCTCTGCGCCTGGCCACCCGTTCGCCCTCGGTGTTACGCTTGAACAGTTTAGCGCTGTCAGCGCCGATGGCCAATGGACGCCATCCTTTATCCAAGACTCGACCAAAACGACACACAAGCTCGCGACGCTGGATTCTTTGGCCGTATACTGGAACACAGACTCCGAGCTCTTCACCAATGGCGGCGACACAATATCTCACGAGGACATGGTTAGCAAGTTTAAGAGTATGCTTGCCAAGGTCCACGTCGTCGACTCGAGCAACCAGTTCATCTTGAAGCCCGTCAGCGGACAAGCAAAGATCGAGCTGGATAAATCTGGAGCTATTGAAGCGCCCAAATTCAAAGCCACCCTCTTGTTTGACGAGATTGGTGTTGTATTGGATGACGACCAGTACCGTGATTCCCTGATGATGGTGGACTTATTCCACTACTTCATTCGCCACCAGGAATATAAAGCGTTGAAACCCAAGGGCGTCACTCCGAAAGAGGATCCTCGAGCTTGGCTGCTATTTGCAGGGAACGCCATCCTGGGTAAGATTCACGAAAGGAACCGCAAGTGGTCGTGGGATTACTTCAGAGAGCGCCGCGATGATCGTAAACGGTATATTGAgctcttcaagaagaagaagcaagggcTTGCTCTCGAAGCCGAGGAGACTGAGAGTTTCGAGAAGCTTGAAACGAAGCTTAGCTATGAAGACCTTAGATTCTGGCGGTCGTTGGCCCGGAACCAGCTAAAGAAAGAGAATGCAGCCGCCCTGAGCAAGCAGCCTCAGCAACCACAGCAGCAAGGTTGGGTTGCCTGGATGTGGGGCTCCAAGCCAACAGGGACCATTGAACAAAACGAGGAGAACACGCAGATGACGGAAGAGCAGCGTAAAGAGCTGTACGAAATGATCGACTGGGATGAGAAGACTGCCCTCGCCGAAGAAGTTGATGTCCCACGTGAAGCCGTTAACATGTGCATCGAGGCATCACTCAGAACCGGCAGCTTTACACTGAAAAAGAGCCCTCACCACAATACCATGGATCTTCTCAGCTTGCATTTTGACGTGTTCAAAGCCAAGGCTctgcaaagaaaagactcAGTTCTGGCTAGTATCAGTCTGGGCGGCCTACGCGTCAATGATGGCACAACTCCCGACAGTCTCTACCCAGAAATTGTTCGAGTAAAGGACGCCCAAAAACGCAAGGTCATCTCACTTGAAGAGCTAGAGACTACTGAAGAGGAACCCTTTTTCGAGTTTGAGATTGAACAGAACCCCCTGGAGCGGGAAGGTGACATTGCGATTGTAGGCAAGCTGAAGCCTCTCGAAGTTGTCTGGAACCCCAATTTCGTCGTGGGGGTTGTTGACTTTTTCCGGCCTCCGGAGAGGCACATGGAGTCTATTGCTGCTTTGATGGAGACTGCCGGTGCTACAGTTGAAGGCCTCCGTGAACAGACACGAGTAGGCCTTGAGTTTGCATTGGAAGAACACAAAACTATCAACGCCGAGCTCGATTTACAGGCACCGCTCATCATCATTCCAGTTAGCATCACTACCGAGCGCTCGACGTGTCTTGTTGTAGACGCAGGTCACATGCATGTGAACAGCCAGCTGGTCGACAAGGAGACATTGAATGAGATCCAAGCCAAACAGCGCCAGTCGTACAATGAAGAGGACTTTAAGCGCCTCGAGTCCGCCATGTATGACAGATTCATCGTCAAATTTACTTCGACTCAAGTCCTAATCGGACCGTCCATCGAAGAAGCAAAGTCTCAACTGACCAGTAAATCTGGTGGATCTCCTTTACATGTAGTGGAAGAGATCAATGTCGATTTTGTGGTGGCAATGTCAATTCTACCCAAGGCACCTAACCTCACCAAGCTGAAAGTCTCTGGCCATCTGCCCATGCTGCATGCCACGGTCTCTGATACCAAGTACAAGAACTTGATGCAGATTATCGATGTTGCAATACCAAAGTTCAGCAAGGAGACGGAAC is a window from the Trichoderma atroviride chromosome 5, complete sequence genome containing:
- a CDS encoding uncharacterized protein (EggNog:ENOG41~TransMembrane:4 (i109-130o165-185i206-232o252-272i)), which gives rise to MFRASPLLRSPGRVLGAKLASPRPPSITQRRPLYNTIRLSSSSNDPPKPPPKKLESSEHVSTTSSVRSVFEPDEGTKKDAAEVNSGLKHDIDMVKDTFRLDTVPRESHILGLSGTVPYLATSLSTVFLAWNLNKDVPSGNRILDHILLEHETAKYLLDFIEPLQLGYGAVIISFLGAIHWGLEYAEKKPQHDRTRFRYGMGLGASIVAWPTLMMPLEYALTTQFGAFVALYYADSRATKHGWAPPWYGKYRFLLTAMVGLAIFVSLVGRAKISQRGELNQKSTKARLEDPGLADKDTDWAKIEREEMEKNRKEKAKKAREEGQAGKKKKQEEMKGKQGKQENDGKDKKKDEKDDGEDDQEKNDDEDEKKDDKDQQDNKDEGDEEKKDDGKDDENDKSEDKSEDKSEGKGEDKDEDKDDDADNSQQDEAKDDNKSKSDDDSKDKSDKEGKSAKAEKDSKKKK